The DNA window ACCACGATCCGCTGATCGGCCTTTACCGCCAGGCGCGCCAGATACCCGGCATCAAGAAGATCTTGATCGCTTCAGGCCTGCGTTATGACCTGGCGGCGACGTCGCCCGCTTACGTGCGGGAGCTCGCCACCCACCACGTCGGCGGCTATCTGAAGATCGCCCCCGAGCACACCGAATCAGGCCCGCTGTCGAAGATGATGAAGCCGGGAATCGGCTCGTACGAAAAGTTCAAGTATCTGTTTGATAAATATTCACGCCAGGCTGGAAAAAAGCAGTATTTGATCCCGTACTTCATCGCCTCGCACCCGGGGACCACCGACCAGGACATGCTGGCGCTGGCCCTGTGGTTGAAGAAGAACGGGCTTCGCGCCGACCAGGTGCAGGCCTTCCTGCCGTCACCGATGGCCAGCGCCACGGCGATGTATCACTCGGGCAAGAACCCCCTGCGCCGGGTGCGGCGCAAAAGCGAGGACGTGTTCGTGCCCAAGGGCTTGAAGGTGCGGCGCCTGCACAAGGCGTTTCTGCGCTATCACGATCCGGCCAACTGGCCGCTGCTGCGCGACGCCCTTCAACGCATGGGCCGCGCTGATCTGATCGGCAGCGCCGCCCACCATCTGATTCCGCGCCATCAGCCGCCAGGCACGGTCGCGACCCCGCCGCGCGGCCCCAAACGCCGCGGGGGCAAGCTGCGCACGCAGCACACCGGCCTGCGCGGCGTCTCGCTGCCGCGCCGCTAACCCGCGGGTGCCCGCCAGACTAACGGGCGAAGCTGCATTCCCAGCGGGCGATCTCCGGTTCCAGAACCGGGCGTTCGTCCTGGTGCGCTTCGGCCAGCGTGCGCAGGCGGGCCAGCAGCGGTCGGGCTTCCTCGTGGCGTTGCTCCGCCAGCAACCGCCGCAACTCGTATCGAAGGTGCACCATCTCACGCGCCTCGAAAAAGTCCATCCAGTCCCCCTTCACCTAACACACTAGGGCGAGGGGGTTTGTCGTCAAATTTTTCACCTGCGGCCGCGCCAGCGACGGGCCAAACGAGCAAATTTCCCCCAAAGACGCTAGATTCCGCCGCAGATCATGTTGCACGCGACCGACGACCTGCGCATCGAGAAGATCCGCCCGCTCATCCCGCCCGCCATCCTGATGGAGGATCTACCGCTCTCCGAGTCGGCGTCGACGACGGTGGCGGAGAGCCGCGAGGCCATCGCCCGCTGCCTGCGCGGCCGCGACGACCGGTTGGTGGTGGTGGTCGGCCCCTGCTCGATCCACGACGTGGCCGCCGCCCGCGAGTACGCCCAACGGCTGCGCGGCCTCTTGCCCGAGATCACGGACGCCCTGTGCGTGGTGATGCGCGTGTACTTCGAAAAACCGCGCACCACCGTCGGCTGGAAGGGCCTCATCAACGACCCGCACCTGGACGGCACCTTCAAGGTCAACGACGGCCTGCACCTGGCGCGCAGTCTGTTGCTGGATCTGGCCGAGCTGGGCCTGCCCTCTGGCTGTGAATTCCTGGACACCATCACCCCGCAGTACATCGCCGACCTGGTCAGCTGGGGCGCCATCGGCGCGCGCACCACCGAAAGCCAGGTCCACCGGGAGCTCGCCTCCGGCCTGTCGGTGCCGGTCGGTTTCAAGAACGGCACCGACGGCAACATCCAGATCGCCATCGACGCCGTGCAGGCCGCCAGCCACCCGCATCAGTTCCTGTCGGTGACCAAGCAGGGCCTGTCCGCCATCGTGGCCACGCGCGGAAATCCCGACTGTCACATCATCCTGCGCGGGTCCAGCAAGGGACCGAACTTTCAGACCGAGCCGGTGGCCAAGGCCATCGCCGAGCTGACCAAGGCCGGGCTGCCGCCGCAGTTGATGATCGACTGCAGCCACGGCAACAGCCGCAAGGATCCGGAGAACCAGCCAGCGGTGGCGCGCGACATCGCCGAGCAGATTCGCGCCGGGTCGGGGTCGGTCACCGGCGTGATGATCGAGAGCCACCTGGTGGCCGGCCGGCAGGATCGCGCGCCCGGGCGACAGCTGACCTATGGGCAAAGCATCACCGACGCCTGTCTGGCCTGGGACGACACCGTCCCCACTCTGCACATGCTGGCCGCCGCCGTTCGCGCGCGGCGCGCCGCCGGCAAGGTCACCATCCCGGCCAGCGCCGCGTCGGGCGTGCGCTGATCCGCTTCGCTTGTTTTCCCCTGACGCTCACCCGAGGAGGCCCGCAATGAAACGGGGACTGCGCGACACCATCCTGCTTGCAGCGGTCGGCCTGGCGTTGACCTCGTCCATCGGCTGTTACGGACACTTCAAGCTGGTCAACGCGGTCCGCGATTTCAACGAAGGCGTCGGGCCGAACCGGGTGATGCGCAGCCTGGTGATGTGGGGCCTGGTGATCATCCCCGTCTACGAATTTGCCTGGCTGGGCGACGTGCTGGTGTTCAACGCGATCGAGTTCTTCAACGCCGATCCCACCGCGGCGTCCGCCACCGCGGAGAAACGGCAGACGTTGCCTGACGGCACCGAGGTGCGCATCGCTCGCGTCGGTGCCGACACGGTTCGCATTCGCCATACCGATGCCGCCGGCCTTGACCAGGCGGTGGACATCGTCAGGATCGGCGACCGTGCCGGCTACGTCCGTCGCCCCGGCGGCGCCATCGTCGGCACCGTCGAGCAGTTACCCGACGGTCGATTGATGGAAACGTCCGCAGGCTGGTGATCGCCGATGGTTGAGCTGACCGCCAAGGCCGCCGGCGCCGACAAAGTCCAGCCGGTCACCGCCACGCTGCTGGTCAGCTGCCGGGATCGCACCGGCCTGGTGGCGGCGCTGTCGGATTTTGTCTTTCGCAACGACGGCAACATCATCGACGCCGACCAGCACGCCGACCGCGAGACCGGCCTTTTCTTCATGCGGCTCGTGTGGGACCTGGCGGAGTTTCGCCTGCCGCGCGCCCAGCTTGACGGCGCGCTGGCCGAGATCGCCCGCCGTTTTGATCTGACCTGGGCGCTGACGTTTTCCGACCTCCGGCCGCGGGTGGCCATCTTTTGCAGCACGCTGCCGCACTGTCTTTATGATCTGCTGCTGTCGCACCAGCTGGACGAGCTCGGTGGCGATCTGGCGCTGGTGATCTCGAACCACGACGTGCTGGCGCCGGTGGCCGGTCACTTCGGCGTCCCGTTTCAGAAGATCCCCGTCGAGCCGGGGCGCAAGGACGCCGCCGAGGCCCAGCAGCAAGAGCTTCTGGATCAGCACGGCGTCGATCTGATCGTCCTTGCCCGGTACATGCAGATCCTGTCGCCGCCCTTCGTCGACCGCTGGTCGCGGCGGATAATCAACATCCACCATTCGTTCTTGCCGGCGTTCGTCGGGGCGCGGCCCTATCACCAGGCGCAAGAGCGGGGCGTGAAGATCATCGGCGCCACCGCCCACTACGTCACCAGCGATCTGGACCAGGGACCGATCATCGAGCAGGACGTCTGCCGGGTCAGTCACCGCGACGACGTGGACAACCTGGTTCAGAAGGGCCGCGAGCTGGAACGCCAGGTGCTGACGCGCGCCGTTCGCAGCCACCTGCAGCGCCGCGTGCTGGTCTCGGGTAACAGGACGATTGTCTTCGGCTGATCAGCCGCTGCCGAGCTCAGCGCGCGCCCGTCTCAAAAGCGCGATCACCGCGCGGCGCACCTCCTCGGGCGTGCTGACGGGGTCGGGAAACTCAAAGCGCAAGCGATCGCTGGCGGTCTCGACGTCCAGGCCGTGAGCGTCGACGCCGACCATGCGGGCCGAGGTGGCGTCTTGGCCGGCGGCGCGGCAGTAAGCGGCCAGCGCATCGGCGTGGTCGTCGTTCATGTGCGCGCAGATCCCTCGAGCGTCGGCGCGCAGCGGATCGTCGTCGGGAAGGCGTCGCACCACCGCGCCGTCCAGCCACGAGATGCGGCCGAACCCGGCGATGAGGCGCAGCTCCTCGACGGCCAATTCCCACAGCTGAAAGTCGTGGGTGCGGAAATAGTCGCGCGCCTGCGGATGACGGGCCAGGTAACGCGCCCGGGCGTCTGCCTTTTCGGAGTCGGAGACGCGCGCCGCCACACCCAGCAGCGCCACGCGTCCGCCCGCCTGGGGATCCTCGGCCGCCGCCTGATCACCGACGTACAAGCTGGCGCGTGGATCGGCCAGCAGGTTCTTGGTGTGCGCCGCCAGCGTGCTGATGAGAATGATCGGTTGTCCACGCACGGACGGTGCGTATGGCGTCAGCGATCCGTATGGGTAGCCAGCGCGGTGAACCGAGATCGTCGACAGCACGCCGGTGCGCTGACTGGCCAGCAGCGCGCGGGCCGCCCGCGGCAGACTGTCGGTTGCGTTTGCTTTCGAGTCGCTCATGCGCCTGGCGGTGATTTTACCCGCGCGCGGCAATCATTGCGTCCCCTGTTGAACATGCGGCTGATCTTGCGACGGGCAAGTGAATGTGTTCTTCGATACAAAAACAGCAGCTTCAAAGATCGCTGTTCCTCAACTTGCTCTCGCCCCAGACTTACGTAAATTGAATTCGTGTCGTTGACCATCGCCCACGCTCGCACCGATGTCGATCCGCCGGCTCCGGTCGGCCGCGTAGGCGTTGTCGATTCCACCGTCAGCCCGCGCCCGATCCCCATCGAGGTGGTCGACGTGACCTTCGAGCCGGTGGTGCCGACCGCCAGCGCGCCTCAGGCGAACACCGTCAACGATGACGGGCGGCTGGAAATGATCATGACCCTGGAAAGCGAACGCCGGGCTGCGCTGGCCGGATACAACCACCGTCACACCGACGGCGATTGCCCGATCTGCCGGCGGGCCGTCGCCGCTTATCGCTGAGCCGGAAGACGTTCGTTGGAAAGTCCCGCCATCGCTTGCCAGTCCCTGCGCAAGATCTACGCTGGCAACCGGCGAGGCGGCGCGAACGCGCAGGTGGTGGCCGTCGACGGGATCGACCTGCAGGTGGCGCGCGGCGAGTGCTTTGGTCTGCTGGGACCGAACGGAGCCGGCAAGACCACCACCGTCGAAATTCTGGAGGGTCTGAACGAACCGACCAGCGGCGCGGTGCAACTGTTCGGCCTTTCGTGGCGGCAACACGGCGCTCAAATTCGCCAGCGCATCGGGGTCGCGCTGCAAGAGACGCGGCTGTCCGAGAAGCTATCCGTGGCCGAGACGCTGGAGCTGTTTCGCAGCTTCTATCGCCGGCCGCGTTCGCTGGACGCGCTTTTGGACGCGGTTCAGCTTCAGGAGAAACGGGCGGCGTGGGTGGGCAAGCTGTCAGGCGGGCAGAAGCAACGGCTGGCGCTGGCCTGCGCGCTGATCGGCGATCCGGAGATCTTGTTTCTCGACGAGCCGACCACCGGGCTTGATCCGCAGTCGCGCCGGCAGGTGTGGCAGCTGGTGAATGATTACCGCGCCGGCGGCGGAACGGTCCTGTTGACCACGCACTACATGGAAGAAGCGGAGCGCCTGTGCGACCGGGTGGCCATCGTCGATCGCGGGCGCATCATCAGCGAAGGCTCGCCGCGGGCGCTGATTGCTGCGTTGGGTGCCGACCATGTGATCGAGTTCGACGTCGGTGCGGCGGCGGGGACGGGTCCGAGCCTGGACGAGGGCGATCTGCGTCCCACCCTGGAATCGTTGCCAGCGGTGACGTCGGTGCGGCGCGAGGCGGCGAGCTGGGTGCTGGTCTCCAGCGAGCCGCACCGGGCATTGCCGGCATTGATCGCGGCGCTGCAGTCGCTGAGCATCCCGCTCGAACGCGTGGCCACCCGGCAGGCGACGTTGGAAGACGTGTTCGTCGCCCTGACAGGCCGTTCGCTGCGCGACGACTGAGCAGCGACCGGCCGCGCTCGAACAGAACGTTGGTAGGCGCCAGCAAGAGCGATGGTCGTGCCTATCGGATCCCCGCCGCGCAGCGGCTGGTGTGATTAGATCTCGTCGCCGTTCTTCTCGGCGATGGCCAGCTGTTCACGGCGCTGACGCAGCACCTCGCGCAGGATGATCTGCAGCGCCGCCACCACCGGCACCGCGACGATCGCGCCGATGACGCCGCCGATCTCGCCCAGGAACAGCACCGACAGCGTCACCACCAGCGGGTTGACGTGCACGGTGCGCCGAAAAATCAGCGGCCCAAGCACGTTTCCTTCCAGCTGGCCGTAGGCGAGGAAGTACGCCACCGAGGCCACGGCGTGCCACGGCCCACCGGTGATCAAGGCGATCAAGGTGATGCCGGTGCCGGCGATGAATGGCCCGGCGTAGGGGATGGTGCTGGAGAAACCGCTGATGAGGCCCAGCGGCAAGAAGAACGGCACGCCGTCGATGGCCAGAAAGACCGTCGTCAGCGTGCCGTTGATGGTGCAGATCAAGATCAGGCCGCCGACGTAGCCGCCCACCGATTGATAGATCTTCTTGATGACGCTGCGGTAGACGATGCCGTTCTGGGGGCGCGCCTCGCCGAGCGCGGCCTGCACCAGGCGCCCGCCGAAGATCAGCATGAACACGGTGAGAAAGAAGATCGACACCGCGGCCGCCACGACGCTGATGATCCCACCAACGGCCGACAGGATCGGCGCCGCCGCGCCTTCCAGCATCTCGGGCGCCTTTTCTTCGAAGCCGCTGATCCGGCTGGACAGATCCAGACGCTGGTCGACGATTTGAAACAGACGGTTGGCCCGCAGCGATTTGACATAGCTCGGCGCCGCATTGACCAGCGCCTTGCCCTGCCTGACGGCGGGCGGAATGATGGTGACGGCCAGGCCGGCCTGCAGGCAGATCACCCCCAGCATGACCAGCGCGAGGGCCAGCGACCGCGGCACCCGGCGGCGGGTGAGCATGGCGACCACGTGATCGAGGGCGATGGCCAGCAGGGCCGCCGTGGCGGTCAACGTCACCGCCACCAGCGCGTGACTGACAGCCATCACCAGCGCCGTCACCAGCAGGACGCCGGCGCTGATGGTGAACACCGTCTTCAGCGTGACCTGCGAGCGACGAACTTCCGGATTGGTCGGTGTCAGCGGCGCCTCCGAGGTCGGACGTTAACGCGCGCGATCGCCACCGTCGAGGAGGATCGCCCGCTGCCGGGCGGCTGGGCGCTGGGCGATCAGAGAACGGCGCGGAGAAAATCCACCGTTCGTCGCTGCGAGATGATGCTGAAGCCGCGGCGGGCGATGGCATCGCGGGCGATCGGGTCGGCGAGAAATTTCAGGCAGGTCTCGCCGAGGCGCGGATAGTCGGCGAAGGCCAGGCCGTCGGCGAACGGTGCCTCGCCGGCGGGATCGCTGCCGCGCTCGGAGACCACGAAGCAGGTGTTGGCCAGCAGATACGACACGCGCACGATCTCGAAGACCTTGGCGTCGTAAAGGTGCAGGTTAAGGACAATCTTCGCGCGCGCGATCAGGGCGTCGCGCGCCGGACCGTAGACGCCGAAGACCGGGACGACATTGGCGCCGGCCTCGTGGATGGCCTGCAGCACTGCCACCCGCCGTTCCACCAGCGAGCCGGCGAACAGCACATCGATGTCGCGCGCGGCGGCCGGCGCGATGCGGGTCAGTTCGGGCACGTAACCTATCGGCACGTGCCGGGCGGTGACGCCGTGGCGGGCGAGGGCGGCGATGTTGGCCACGC is part of the Polyangia bacterium genome and encodes:
- a CDS encoding 3-deoxy-7-phosphoheptulonate synthase; the encoded protein is MLHATDDLRIEKIRPLIPPAILMEDLPLSESASTTVAESREAIARCLRGRDDRLVVVVGPCSIHDVAAAREYAQRLRGLLPEITDALCVVMRVYFEKPRTTVGWKGLINDPHLDGTFKVNDGLHLARSLLLDLAELGLPSGCEFLDTITPQYIADLVSWGAIGARTTESQVHRELASGLSVPVGFKNGTDGNIQIAIDAVQAASHPHQFLSVTKQGLSAIVATRGNPDCHIILRGSSKGPNFQTEPVAKAIAELTKAGLPPQLMIDCSHGNSRKDPENQPAVARDIAEQIRAGSGSVTGVMIESHLVAGRQDRAPGRQLTYGQSITDACLAWDDTVPTLHMLAAAVRARRAAGKVTIPASAASGVR
- a CDS encoding DUF3332 family protein, translated to MKRGLRDTILLAAVGLALTSSIGCYGHFKLVNAVRDFNEGVGPNRVMRSLVMWGLVIIPVYEFAWLGDVLVFNAIEFFNADPTAASATAEKRQTLPDGTEVRIARVGADTVRIRHTDAAGLDQAVDIVRIGDRAGYVRRPGGAIVGTVEQLPDGRLMETSAGW
- the purU gene encoding formyltetrahydrofolate deformylase, whose protein sequence is MVELTAKAAGADKVQPVTATLLVSCRDRTGLVAALSDFVFRNDGNIIDADQHADRETGLFFMRLVWDLAEFRLPRAQLDGALAEIARRFDLTWALTFSDLRPRVAIFCSTLPHCLYDLLLSHQLDELGGDLALVISNHDVLAPVAGHFGVPFQKIPVEPGRKDAAEAQQQELLDQHGVDLIVLARYMQILSPPFVDRWSRRIINIHHSFLPAFVGARPYHQAQERGVKIIGATAHYVTSDLDQGPIIEQDVCRVSHRDDVDNLVQKGRELERQVLTRAVRSHLQRRVLVSGNRTIVFG
- a CDS encoding DUF2470 domain-containing protein; this translates as MSDSKANATDSLPRAARALLASQRTGVLSTISVHRAGYPYGSLTPYAPSVRGQPIILISTLAAHTKNLLADPRASLYVGDQAAAEDPQAGGRVALLGVAARVSDSEKADARARYLARHPQARDYFRTHDFQLWELAVEELRLIAGFGRISWLDGAVVRRLPDDDPLRADARGICAHMNDDHADALAAYCRAAGQDATSARMVGVDAHGLDVETASDRLRFEFPDPVSTPEEVRRAVIALLRRARAELGSG
- a CDS encoding ABC transporter ATP-binding protein — protein: MRKIYAGNRRGGANAQVVAVDGIDLQVARGECFGLLGPNGAGKTTTVEILEGLNEPTSGAVQLFGLSWRQHGAQIRQRIGVALQETRLSEKLSVAETLELFRSFYRRPRSLDALLDAVQLQEKRAAWVGKLSGGQKQRLALACALIGDPEILFLDEPTTGLDPQSRRQVWQLVNDYRAGGGTVLLTTHYMEEAERLCDRVAIVDRGRIISEGSPRALIAALGADHVIEFDVGAAAGTGPSLDEGDLRPTLESLPAVTSVRREAASWVLVSSEPHRALPALIAALQSLSIPLERVATRQATLEDVFVALTGRSLRDD
- a CDS encoding AI-2E family transporter; translation: MFTISAGVLLVTALVMAVSHALVAVTLTATAALLAIALDHVVAMLTRRRVPRSLALALVMLGVICLQAGLAVTIIPPAVRQGKALVNAAPSYVKSLRANRLFQIVDQRLDLSSRISGFEEKAPEMLEGAAAPILSAVGGIISVVAAAVSIFFLTVFMLIFGGRLVQAALGEARPQNGIVYRSVIKKIYQSVGGYVGGLILICTINGTLTTVFLAIDGVPFFLPLGLISGFSSTIPYAGPFIAGTGITLIALITGGPWHAVASVAYFLAYGQLEGNVLGPLIFRRTVHVNPLVVTLSVLFLGEIGGVIGAIVAVPVVAALQIILREVLRQRREQLAIAEKNGDEI